A region from the Benincasa hispida cultivar B227 chromosome 12, ASM972705v1, whole genome shotgun sequence genome encodes:
- the LOC120067776 gene encoding UDP-glycosyltransferase 75C1-like, with protein MRKHHFLIVCFPVHGHINPSLELAHRLTNLGHHVTFATTVLGSHRITINKKNKTTLLSFTTFSDGFDGEQQTNLNNKSTRTTTQFFSDLKLYGSQSLTNLIISNQSHNPFTFVIYSLLLHWVADVATNLHIPSALLFVQPATLLVLYYYYFHGYGDTIPNQKLQGLPLLTTNDMPSFLSPSSPHAFLLPLFKQQIEVLLLDQKSQPKVVLVNTFDVLEMQALEAIDGLKILGIGPLINPNFEPSLFANDDIIHDEYYIEWLNSKPNSSVVYISFGSLYVLSNTQKEEIVHALLESGYTFLWVMIGGEDDDQKQGIKECLLLEGQGKIVSWCCQIEVLKHPSLGCFITHCGWNSTLESLSFGVPMVGFPQQIDQPTNAKLVEDVWKMGVRVKANSQGIVEREEIRRCLDLVMGKSRDDEQRKEIVENAKKWKALATQAIGEDGTSCFNLKSFVANIDQISGVQINDI; from the coding sequence ATGAGAAAGCATCATTTCCTCATCGTGTGTTTCCCTGTTCATGGCCATATAAACCCTTCCCTTGAATTAGCCCATCGTCTCACAAACTTAGGCCATCATGTCACCTTCGCCACCACCGTTCTTGGTAGCCACCGCATCACGATCAACAAGAAGAACAAAACCACCTTATTATCTTTCACTACTTTCTCTGATGGCTTTGATGGCGAACAACAAACAAACCTCAACAACAAATCCACTCGCACCACCACTCAATTCTTCTCTGATCTCAAACTCTATGGCTCTCAATCTCTAACAAATCTCATCATTTCTAACCAATCTCATAACCCTTTTACTTTTGTAATTTATTCCCTTTTGCTTCACTGGGTTGCTGATGTTGCCACTAATCTTCACATCCCATCAGCTCTTCTTTTTGTTCAGCCAGCAACACTTTTAGTTTTGTATTACTATTACTTTCATGGCTATGGTGATACCATTCCTAACCAAAAATTACAAGGATTGCCCTTACTTACTACCAATGACATGCCATCTTTCCTTTCCCCTTCAAGCCCTCATGCTTTTCTTCTCCCTTTATTCAAACAACAAATTGAAGTATTACTCCTTGACCAAAAAAGTCAACCAAAAGTAGTACTAGTCAACACTTTTGATGTTCTTGAGATGCAAGCCTTGGAAGCAATTGATGGGTTGAAAATCTTGGGAATTGGACCCTTGATTAATCCTAATTTTGAGCCATCATTGTTTGCTAATGATGATATTATTCATGATGAATATTATATTGAATGGTTGAACTCTAAGCCTAATTCATCTGTGGTTTATATTTCTTTTGGATCTTTGTATGTGTTGAGTAATACACAAAAGGAGGAAATTGTGCATGCTTTGTTGGAAAGTGGGTATACATTTTTATGGGTAATGATTGGTGGAGAagatgatgatcaaaagcaAGGGATCAAAGAATGTTTATTATTAGAAGGACAAGGGAAGATTGTGTCATGGTGTTGTCAAATTGAAGTATTGAAACATCCTTCATTGGGTTGTTTTATTACACATTGTGGTTGGAATTCAACATTAGAAAGCTTGAGTTTTGGGGTGCCAATGGTGGGTTTTCCACAACAAATAGATCAACCTACTAATGCAAAGCTTGTAGAAGATGTGTGGAAGATGGGAGTGAGAGTGAAGGCTAATTCACAAGGAATTGTGGAGAGGGAAGAAATTAGGAGATGTTTGGATTTGGTAATGGGGAAATCAAGAGATGATGAACAAAGGAAAGAGATTGTGGAAAATGCCAAAAAGTGGAAAGCTTTGGCTACACAAGCTATTGGTGAAGATGGAACGTCATGCTTCAATCTTAAATCTTTTGTTGCAAATATTGATCAAATTAGTGGAGTTCAAATAAACGATATTTAG